From one Lycium barbarum isolate Lr01 chromosome 6, ASM1917538v2, whole genome shotgun sequence genomic stretch:
- the LOC132645735 gene encoding Golgi SNAP receptor complex member 1-2 gives MEILQESGWEELRKEARKIEGDLDVKLSSYAKLGARLTQGGYVEAGSPTLGSSRSWKSTEMEIQSLLEKLLDVNDSMSRCAASASATTSVTQKLARHRDILHEFTQEFRRIKGNISSMREHAELLSSVRDDISEYKASGSSPKMQILRERAAIHGSISHIDDVINQAQTTRAALGSQRALFGDVQGKVKQLGDKFPIIRGLIGSIRRKKSRDTLILAAVIAACTLFLIIYWLSK, from the exons ATGGAGATACTGCAAGAAAGTGGGTGGGAAGAATTGAGAAAAGAAGCTCGGAAGATCGAAGGTGATCTTGATGTTAAGCTCTCCTCTTATGCTAAGCTTGGTGCTCGCCTCACCCAAGGAG GTTATGTAGAAGCTGGTTCACCAACTTTAGGATCCAGCAGGTCCTGGAAGTCCACAGAAATGGAGATTCAGTCATTACTTGAGAAGTTACTGGATGTAAATGATTCTATGAGTAGATGTGCGGCATCTGCATCAGCTACAACTTCCGTTACACAGAAACTGGCAAGGCACAGAGACATACTTCATGAATTTACCCAG GAATTTAGGCGTATTAAAGGAAATATAAGCTCAATGAGGGAACATGCTGAACTTCTCAGTTCTGTGAGAGATGATATCAGTGAGTATAAG GCATCAGGGAGTTCCCCCAAAATGCAAATACTGAGGGAGAGAGCTGCTATACATGGAAGCATATCTCAT ATTGATGACGTGATTAACCAAGCACAAACAACTAGGGCTGCCTTGGGTTCTCAAAGGGCTTTATTTGGTGATGTTCAAGGAAAAGTGAAACAATTGGGCGACAAGTTTCCTATCATCCGTGGGCTAATTG GTTCAATCAGAAGGAAGAAATCAAGGGATACACTCATTCTAGCTGCAGTCATCGCAGCTTGCACTTTGTTTCTTATTATCTATTGGCTCTCGAAGTAA